The Starkeya sp. ORNL1 DNA window AAGCAGCTTTGCTAACGCGGCGATCTAAACCGCAAGAGTAACTTGGTCATTCGCGGCCCAAGCGTCAAGGAAATGTTCTAAACTCCTTGCGCGTCGACAATATGCCAGAGGCAGCTGTGGATGGTTGCGGTGCAATATTCGGTTACCCCTGGGCGGTGTGGGAGGGCGCTCTGCTTGAGCATCCTTCGAGGCCGGCCCATGGCCGGCACCTCAGGATGAGGTCCCTCTTTAAATGAACCTCATCCTGAGGTGCCCGGCACAGCCGGGCCTCGAAGGATGCTCACGGCGAGCGGCTACCCCGCCTCCGGCTCGAACATGAAGCCGCGGCCGCGCACCGTAACGATCAGGTGCCCGCCGCCCGGCAGCGCTTCCGCCAGCTTGTGCCGGAGATAGCCGACATAGACGTCCACCACGTTCAGCGAGGCGCCGCCATGGCCGGCCCACAGCGCGGCGAAGATGTCGGCGCGCGCCAGCGGCTCGCCGGCGTGGCGCATCAAGAGCGCCAGCAATTCCACCTCGCGCTCGGTAAGGCGCACCCGGGTCTCGCCGACCTGCGCCTGCCGCGTGTCGAGGTCGAGGCTCAGCGGGCCGGCGGTGAGGATGCGGGATTCCTCCTCGCTGTTGGAGCGGCGCAGCGCCTGCACCTTCACCCGCGCCAGCAATTCCTCGAAGGCGAACGGCTTCACGATGTAGTCGTCGGCGCCCGCCAGCAGCCCCTCGGTGCGCTCGTTCACGCTGGAGCGGGCGGACAGCATGATGATCGGCGCGGTCTGGCCGGCGGCGCGCAGCGCCTTGCACACCTCGATGCCGGAGCGGCCGGGCAGCATCACATCGAGGATGATCGCCTCCAGCGACTTGCCATTGGCGGCGCGCAACGCCTGGTCGCCATCACCCACCAGCTCGACCTGGTAGCTCTCGGAGGCAAAGCCGCGCCGCAGCAGCGAGCCGATATCGACGTCGTCCTCGACGATCAGGATGGTCATTGCGCCGCCTCCAGGGTGATGTCCGGCATCGGTGCCGCAAGTCGAATGGTCACGCAGGTACCCCGCCTCGGGCCGTCTTCGGTCGCGCTCTCGATGGCGATGGTGCCGCCATGCCGGTCCACGATCCATTTCGCAAGTGCGAGACCGATGCCGAAACCGGTACCCTCGCGCGCTCCCGCAGTGCCGCGCCAGAAGCGCTCGAAGACGTGCGGCAGCTCGTCGCGGGGAATGCCGGAGCCGTGGTCGCGCACCTCCAGCACTACCTCCGGGCCCTGCTGGCGCGCGCTTACACGTATGGATTCGCCCGGCGGCGAATGGCGCACCGCATTGGCCACCAGCCCCTCCAGGGTCTGGCGCAGCCATTCGCGGTCGGCATCCACCCCGAGGTCGTGGCGCTCGCAACTCGTCTCCAGCGTCAGGCCGGCGGCGCGGGCGAGCGGCAGCATGCCCTCCTTCATCTCGTCGAGCAGGTCGCACACCGGCACCAGGGCGCGCTCCAGCTCGATCTGCCCGGTCTCGGAACGGGCGATGCGCAGCAGGTCCTCGACGCGCCGGTGCAGGCGGCGGGCGCGGGCCTGGATCACCAGCAGCGCGGCGCGCAGATCCTCGGCCGGCGGGGTGCCGCCACGCAGCGTCACCTCGGCCTCGCCGAGGATCACGGTGAGCGGGGTGCGCAGCTCATGGCTGACATCGGTGAAGAAGCGGCGCCGCGCCAGGTCGACATTCTCCAGCCGCGTATTGGCGGCGCGCAGCTCGGCGGTGCGGGCGTCGACGATCTCCTGCAGCCGCTTCTGGTCGGCCACGAGGCGCGCCTCGCGCCGCGCCAGATGCGCCGCCATGCGGTTGAAGCGGGCCATGGCGAGGCTGAGCTCATCATGGCCGGTGACGGTGAGGCGCACGTCCGAGCGGCCCTTGGCGATGGCGGCGGCGCCGGTCGCCACTTCCGCCACCCGGCGCACCAGCGAGCGGCCAAGCAATTGATAGATCAGCACTGCCAGCCCGAAGGCGAGCAGCGCGCCGGTGAGGCCCCAGGTGATGGTGCGGCGACGCAATTCGCGCACCGCCTGCTGCGCCGCCTGTCCGGCGGTGCGCTCCTCCTCCATGGCCTGGCCGAGCGGGGCGCCGAAGCCGGCGGCGAACACATCGAGCGCCACCCGCACCGCGCTGCCCGGATCGGGCGCATCGAGGGCGGTGGCGACCTGGCGGTCCAGCACCTCGAACTGCGCGCGCAGCCGCGCCAGCGTGCGGCTGCGGGCCGCCATCAGCGTGCCCTGCTCCTCGTCGCTGATGCGCGCCACATCGGCGCCCAGCACCGCCTCGAAGCGCTGGAAGGCGTCGCGGGCGCGAGCGGCAGCATTGAGCCGGCCGGCATGCATGGTGCCGTCGGGCGCTGCCTCCTGCGCGGCCTGCAGCGAGACCAGCGCATAGTCGCCGATGCGGCCGGAGAGGGCGGACAAGAGTTCGAGCCGCTTCTGCGCGCCGACTAGGCGCTCCACCTGGTCGTTGGCGGCGCCGAGCGTGCCGACAAGCAGCGCCACGGAGGCCGCGGTGATGAGCACCGCGACAGCCAGCAGCAGCGCCATGCGCGCTCTTAAGGATGAGAAGATACCGCGCACCATGCCGGGAGCTTTCCGCCTCATCCGGCTCAATAAAAGCCGGATGCGGATGATTTCACGACCGCGCCGGCTCTGCACGCTGCGCCGCAACACATTTAGGGAATGTTGTGAGGGAAGAGTCGCTCGGTTTCAGTATCCTTCGAGGCTCGCTGGCGCTCGCACCTCAGGATGAGGTTGTCCTTTTAAAGCGACCTCATCCTGAGGTGCCCGGCAAAGCCCGGCCTCGCAGGACCCTCAAGCAGGACAACCCCTTCGCCTCACTCCTTAACCGCCTCACCCCTTCACAGCCTTCTTCGCGTCGTTCACGAAGTC harbors:
- a CDS encoding ATP-binding protein; this encodes MALLLAVAVLITAASVALLVGTLGAANDQVERLVGAQKRLELLSALSGRIGDYALVSLQAAQEAAPDGTMHAGRLNAAARARDAFQRFEAVLGADVARISDEEQGTLMAARSRTLARLRAQFEVLDRQVATALDAPDPGSAVRVALDVFAAGFGAPLGQAMEEERTAGQAAQQAVRELRRRTITWGLTGALLAFGLAVLIYQLLGRSLVRRVAEVATGAAAIAKGRSDVRLTVTGHDELSLAMARFNRMAAHLARREARLVADQKRLQEIVDARTAELRAANTRLENVDLARRRFFTDVSHELRTPLTVILGEAEVTLRGGTPPAEDLRAALLVIQARARRLHRRVEDLLRIARSETGQIELERALVPVCDLLDEMKEGMLPLARAAGLTLETSCERHDLGVDADREWLRQTLEGLVANAVRHSPPGESIRVSARQQGPEVVLEVRDHGSGIPRDELPHVFERFWRGTAGAREGTGFGIGLALAKWIVDRHGGTIAIESATEDGPRRGTCVTIRLAAPMPDITLEAAQ
- a CDS encoding response regulator transcription factor, which codes for MTILIVEDDVDIGSLLRRGFASESYQVELVGDGDQALRAANGKSLEAIILDVMLPGRSGIEVCKALRAAGQTAPIIMLSARSSVNERTEGLLAGADDYIVKPFAFEELLARVKVQALRRSNSEEESRILTAGPLSLDLDTRQAQVGETRVRLTEREVELLALLMRHAGEPLARADIFAALWAGHGGASLNVVDVYVGYLRHKLAEALPGGGHLIVTVRGRGFMFEPEAG